One segment of Phaeacidiphilus oryzae TH49 DNA contains the following:
- a CDS encoding crotonase/enoyl-CoA hydratase family protein, producing MVRTGGTAEGARVVDTEHLRVERHGGTMVVTLNRPESKNAFSLPMLVGLYDAWLAADAEDDIRSIVLTGAGGAFCAGMDLKALAGGTFGDSALRGRLEADPDLHWKAMLRHHRPRKPLIAAVEGVCVAGGTEIIQGTDIRVAGESASFGLFEVRRGLFPLGGSTVRLSRQIPYTHAMEMLLTGRRYTAAEALAIGLIGKVVPDGEALKHALDLARQINEAAPLSVEAVKRSVLETLDMDEEAGLARELAIGQEVFKSEDAKEGPRAFAEKRTPVYRRR from the coding sequence ATGGTCCGAACCGGCGGTACTGCGGAGGGAGCTCGGGTGGTCGACACGGAACATCTGCGGGTGGAGCGACACGGCGGAACCATGGTCGTCACGCTGAACCGCCCCGAGTCGAAGAACGCGTTCTCACTCCCGATGCTGGTGGGGCTGTACGACGCCTGGCTGGCCGCCGATGCCGAGGACGACATCCGGTCCATCGTGCTGACCGGGGCCGGCGGGGCGTTCTGTGCCGGGATGGACCTCAAGGCGCTGGCCGGCGGCACCTTCGGCGACTCCGCACTGCGCGGGCGCCTGGAGGCCGATCCCGACCTCCACTGGAAGGCGATGCTCCGGCACCACCGCCCGCGCAAGCCGCTGATCGCCGCCGTGGAGGGGGTGTGCGTGGCCGGCGGCACCGAGATCATCCAGGGCACCGACATCCGGGTGGCGGGGGAGTCGGCAAGCTTCGGACTCTTCGAGGTGCGCCGCGGGCTCTTCCCGCTCGGCGGCTCCACCGTCCGGCTCAGCCGGCAGATCCCCTACACCCATGCGATGGAGATGCTGCTCACCGGCCGCCGCTACACCGCCGCGGAGGCGCTCGCCATCGGGCTGATCGGCAAGGTCGTCCCGGACGGCGAGGCCCTGAAGCACGCACTGGACCTGGCCCGCCAGATCAACGAGGCCGCACCGCTCTCCGTGGAGGCGGTCAAGCGGTCCGTGCTGGAGACCCTCGACATGGACGAGGAGGCGGGCCTGGCCCGGGAGTTGGCGATCGGCCAGGAGGTCTTCAAGAGCGAGGACGCCAAGGAGGGCCCGCGCGCCTTCGCGGAGAAGCGCACCCCCGTCTACCGCCGCCGGTGA
- a CDS encoding Zn-ribbon domain-containing OB-fold protein gives MNPPTATSSSSAEPELLSAPLVVEFPFTRSTGPVLGAFLTGLREGLVLGSRGSDGRVHVPPAEYDPVTAEALRELVALPPTGTVTTWAWNPKPSRNHPLRQPFAWVLVRLDGADTALLHALDAPEAAAVSTGMRVRARFRPEGERTGAITDIECFEPLTAEPPGAESPGAESPGAESPGAESRQPAAAPEFEDPVTQATIPARLDYVYHPGRAQTRYLRGFAEGRVLAERCPECTRVYIPPRGACPTCGTATSEPVELPTSGTITTFCIVNIAAKGLDIEVPYCYAYVLLDGAHVGLHARIGGVPYDEVHIGQRVAAVWDDRYAGQTTSAAISHFVPSGEPDADPETYRRWM, from the coding sequence ATGAACCCGCCCACTGCAACGAGTTCCAGTTCTGCCGAGCCCGAACTGCTCAGCGCCCCACTGGTGGTGGAGTTCCCCTTCACCCGCTCCACCGGCCCCGTCCTCGGCGCCTTCCTCACCGGCCTGCGCGAGGGCCTCGTCCTCGGCAGCCGGGGCAGCGACGGCCGGGTGCACGTCCCGCCGGCCGAGTACGACCCGGTCACCGCCGAGGCGCTGCGCGAGCTGGTCGCCCTGCCGCCCACCGGCACCGTCACCACCTGGGCGTGGAACCCGAAGCCCAGCCGCAACCATCCGCTGCGGCAGCCGTTCGCCTGGGTGCTGGTGCGGCTGGACGGCGCGGACACCGCCCTGCTGCACGCCCTGGACGCGCCGGAGGCCGCCGCCGTCAGCACCGGGATGCGGGTCCGCGCCCGCTTCCGCCCGGAGGGGGAGCGCACGGGGGCGATCACCGACATCGAGTGCTTCGAGCCGCTCACGGCCGAGCCGCCCGGCGCGGAGTCGCCCGGCGCGGAGTCGCCCGGCGCCGAGTCGCCCGGCGCCGAGTCGCGGCAGCCTGCCGCCGCACCGGAGTTCGAGGACCCCGTCACCCAGGCCACGATCCCGGCGCGGCTGGACTACGTCTACCACCCGGGCCGGGCCCAGACCCGCTACCTCCGCGGCTTCGCCGAGGGCAGGGTGCTCGCCGAGCGCTGCCCGGAGTGCACCAGGGTCTACATCCCCCCGCGCGGCGCCTGCCCCACCTGCGGCACCGCCACCTCCGAGCCGGTCGAGCTGCCCACCAGTGGCACCATCACCACCTTCTGCATCGTCAACATCGCGGCCAAGGGCCTCGACATCGAGGTGCCCTACTGCTACGCCTACGTGCTGCTGGACGGCGCCCACGTCGGCCTCCACGCCCGGATCGGCGGTGTCCCCTACGACGAGGTGCACATCGGCCAGCGGGTGGCGGCGGTCTGGGACGACCGGTACGCCGGGCAGACCACCTCCGCCGCGATCAGCCACTTCGTCCCCAGCGGCGAACCCGACGCCGACCCCGAGACCTACCGGAGGTGGATGTGA